In the Enterococcus rotai genome, TCATTTCCTGGGACATTAGATTTTGGAAACAAATACATGGATTCTAATATGATCAAAGCCGAACAGCCTAAATACGATAAAGATTTAGTTATCAAAGATACACGAAAGACTAAAGGCTCGTGGAAACTATCAGCAACGTTAGAAAAACCACTAACCAGTGAAGAAAATCCAGGTGAAGTCATTAACAATGTGTTCTTTTACAAGCAAGATGCAACAACTAAAGTTCCATTGCTCAAAGGGCAAGCCCAACCAATCGAAACAGGAAAGGCAACGACTTCAGGAGAGTATAATGTCAGTGAAAAATGGACAAACAATAAAACTGGTTTAGAATTAATTGTACATTCTAACAATGTCTATCAAACAGGAAAATACACTGCCTCTATTTTATGGCAAGTAGAAACAACACCATAATGATGATTTATTGAGTAAAGCTCTAAGAAGAGCTTGGAACATAACTTCTAAAGAAAAAATCCAGCTACCAGTCAATTTGATACTTATTGTCAAATCGGACTGATGAGAGGAAAACAGATGTTGATCGTTGAGAGTAAACTACTTTCAATGATCAACTTTTTTGTTATGTCATCTTTATCAAATCGTTCATAAGAAAAAGCTCTTTGTCAACTAATGTTGGTAAAGAAAATCCAAAGAATTAAATCAATTAATATGATTTCTAGGGGGGATTTCATCTAGGTTTTTTGTTTTCTTGAAAAAGAATTGTACGAAAACATAAAGAAATTCTCAATTTGAAATTGTAAAAGTTGCGAAACCCGTAAGCATGTATCTTCAACACTTTAATAGGATTATTTAAATATTCCAGTGCATTGTTTAATTCATTTTGGTACTTCTTAAAAGTACCAATAGTTGTTTGATAATAGGTAGGAAGACGATGGAAATCTTCGTCTAATAGTGCATAAAATCGAGTGTACCTGAAAAGACTAGACAGACTCTTCTTTTGATTCGTTCCTTTTAAGCAAATTTCATTAGAAGTGATGGTTAAATCTAGAATATCTAAGGTTTCTTTGATAAGATTTTTCTTTTTTGAATGGTTTTAGACGACTTAATTCTAAAGGATATCAGGGCGGTTTCTCCATTATTTTACATTAAAAAAGATGCCAGTGATTTCTCACCAACATAAGAAAGTATAGAGCCAGATTTTGGTAAGAAGCATCTTAAATTCAACAAAGTAATTTTTTTTCGAATCTAACCAAAATCTGACCATTAAATTAGTATGATAGATTTGATCAGGAACAAAGAAGTATAAATTGGAGGAAACAAGATGAGTTTTTTTAAAAGAGCACTAATCAGTATATGGCAAAGAAAAGGACGAACGTCCTTGTTTTTAGGATTATTTTTAATTGTCTTTCTATTGATTTTGTCTGGTTTTGCGATACAGCAATCAGCAGAAAAAAGTAAAGTTGATGCGCGAAAACAATTAGGCGCCGAAGTTCGTTTGAAAAGAGATAATGAAAAGATCAAAGAAGCATTATTGAGTGGGAATAATAGTATAAAACCACTTTCAAGAGAAACGATTGATAATATTAGTAGCTTACCTCAAATAAAAAGTGTCCAGTTAGGTGGAGAAGCCAGCGCTGCTAAAGGAGACTTGAAAAGTGTAGCAGCGACAGCAAGTAGTACGGATAATGCTATGAACCCTAATTTAGCTGGGAATTATAACGAAAATCAAAAACCAACATTCCGCTTATATGGAACAAATGCATTATTGAAAACAACTGATTTTAAAAATCATGATTCTAAATTAATTGATGGGGAAGGAATCACGGATAAAACACCAGAAAATTCAGCTGTTGTTGAACAAACTTTTGCTGAAAATAACCAGTTAAAAGTAGGGGATAAATTTAAACTTACTGGATTTTCATTAGATGGTAATGGAAATAACATAGAGTATCAGGTGGTCGGGATTTACAAAACAGATAAAGTAACATCTGCGCTCGATCAAATGTATGAAATGGCTCAACCTGAAAACCAAATTTATGTAGATATAAAATCATTTGTAAAAACAAGTGATCAGGCAAATATAGAGGATGTAACCTTTTACTTAAATGATCCTATGCAAGTGGAACATTTTGTGAAAGATGCAGAAAAGAAAATGCCTGCTGAGGGGAATTTTTATAAACTAGATTCGTATACAGAACAGTATAAGCAAATGATTGGTCCTATCGAAAAAATGTCTGCTTTTAGTT is a window encoding:
- a CDS encoding ABC transporter permease, with product MSFFKRALISIWQRKGRTSLFLGLFLIVFLLILSGFAIQQSAEKSKVDARKQLGAEVRLKRDNEKIKEALLSGNNSIKPLSRETIDNISSLPQIKSVQLGGEASAAKGDLKSVAATASSTDNAMNPNLAGNYNENQKPTFRLYGTNALLKTTDFKNHDSKLIDGEGITDKTPENSAVVEQTFAENNQLKVGDKFKLTGFSLDGNGNNIEYQVVGIYKTDKVTSALDQMYEMAQPENQIYVDIKSFVKTSDQANIEDVTFYLNDPMQVEHFVKDAEKKMPAEGNFYKLDSYTEQYKQMIGPIEKMSAFSSIMIKVIVIAGGLILTFLSLLSIRDRKKEVGILLSLGETKMKVIVQLVTEIVIIGLISFALSVTIVQISGQTAANAMLSKQVAESEQVVPTEDEYGEEIKTVEPVDQMELQLNSTVVTQAAGLGFLLIVLTTLVPSIMIARTDPKDLFAQKE